One part of the Ziziphus jujuba cultivar Dongzao chromosome 2, ASM3175591v1 genome encodes these proteins:
- the LOC107417450 gene encoding serine carboxypeptidase-like 40, with amino-acid sequence MEKGHHCYNFLLFSIFLILSCFTGQIHARKQTQSLSGHYKSKQRAGSSAMDISLFKAIGNIDHESNIHPQEGLKEKDRIIRLPGQPQVEFSHYGGYVTVDKNAGRALFYYFVEAQHSKDELPLLLWLNGGPGCSSLAYGAMQELGPFRVFSDGKTLYKNRYSWNYAANVLFLESPAGVGFSYSNRTSDYDKSGDRRTAADNYVFLVNWLERFPEYKDRDFYISGESYAGHYVPQLAHTILYHNKKANKTIINLKGIIIGNAVINDETDSKGMYDFLASHAIISDDAANTIRKHCDFSPNATSQTDECTEATDQVEKDIYYIDIYNIYAPNCASTNLTSRPKKASVLKFDPCSDYYVYAYLNRPEVQEALHANVTKLTHDWEPCSDVIKDWTDGATTILPIIHELIANGLRVWIFSGDIDGRVPVTSTKYSIQKLNLPVKTQWHPWLLNGEVGGYTEVYQGDLTFATVREAGHQVPSYQPPRALSLIKHFLDGTPLPDTSRYG; translated from the exons ATGGAAAAAGGCCACCATTGTTAtaatttccttctcttttccaTATTCCTcattctttcctgtttcacagGTCAAATCCATGCCAGGAAACAAACACAATCACTTTCTGGCCATTACAAGTCCAAGCAGAGAGCTGGAAGTTCAGCCATGGACATAAGCCTTTTCAAGGCAATTGGAAATATTGATCATGAAAGCAATATTCATCCTCAAGAGGGTCTTAAAGAGAAAGATAGGATCATCAGATTGCCTGGACAACCTCAGGTTGAATTTTCGCATTATGGTGGTTATGTTACTGTGGACAAAAATGCAGGAAGagcacttttttattattttgttgaagcTCAGCATTCTAAGGATGAATTACCTCTTCTTCTTTGGCTAAATGGag GACCTGGTTGTTCATCTCTTGCATATGGAGCTATGCAAGAGCTGGGACCATTTCGTGTCTTTAGTGATGGAAAAACACTTTACAAAAACAGATATTCATGGAATTATG cTGCAAACGTTTTGTTTCTTGAGTCTCCTGCTGGGGTAGGATTTTCATACTCGAATAGAACATCAGATTATGACAAAAGTGGAGATAGAAGAACAGCTGCAGATAACTATGTGTTTTTGGTGAATTGGTTGGAAAGATTTCCTGAATACAAAGACAGAGATTTCTATATTTCTGGTGAAAGCTATGCAGGACATTATGTTCCTCAACTTGCTCATACTATTCTCTACCATAATAAGAAGGCCAACAAGACCATTATCAACCTCAAAGGAATAATT ATTGGGAATGCAGTGATCAATGATGAAACAGATTCAAAAGGTATGTATGACTTTCTTGCGTCACACGCTATCATTTCAGATGATGCTGCAAATACAATCCGAAAACACTGCGACTTCTCACCCAATGCAACCTCTCAAACCGACGAGTGCACTGAAGCCACTGATCAAGTTGAGAAGGACATTTACTACATTGACATCTACAACATCTATGCCCCAAATTGCGCTTCTACCAATCTCACTTCTCGCCCCAAAAAAGCTTCT GTATTGAAGTTTGATCCTTGCAGTGATTACTATGTGTATGCTTACTTGAATAGACCAGAAGTTCAAGAAGCTCTTCATGCCAATGTGACTAAGCTCACACATGATTGGGAACCATGCAGCGATGTGATCAAAGATTGGACTGATGGTGCCACAACTATACTTCCCATTATACACGAGCTAATAGCTAATGGACTTAGAGTTTGGATTTTCAG TGGTGATATAGACGGAAGGGTACCGGTTACTTCAACCAAGTACTCCATTCAAAAGTTGAACCTTCCAGTGAAGACCCAATGGCATCCTTGGTTACTCAATGGGGAG GTTGGTGGATACACAGAAGTATATCAAGGGGACTTAACATTTGCAACGGTAAGGGAAGCAGGGCATCAAGTGCCAAGCTATCAGCCTCCTAGAGCCCTTTCACTCATCAAACACTTCCTTGATGGCACACCACTTCCTGATACTTCGCGATATGGCTAA
- the LOC107417441 gene encoding protein BPS1, chloroplastic, translating into MVLLVPKIGKLYTKQESHHLGCKSEALSSALEAFRSDVSNGLNKLSVNSKPRLEILSFSWIQQCFELINIINKAFAKLVVDIDCPMNKWEAASVEEYLKYSLNLLELLNSISLSISNLGHSRLRISHALSLVEESPSLAIESLKASHTMNSSKEFKRNMNKEDGKEKSYSGKERVIHEAMIVMESMGFWICGILLSGICGDEKPYSEMRKFSSRLVVFSSFPRLDSSICEAIMEKKSELVELKELKDAEACLVAAITIGKYRDGAEELQRRLEKFEKLLEGLGKEVDHVFKEVLNGRNQLLKSLQQRKQ; encoded by the coding sequence ATGGTTCTTTTGGTTCCAAAGATTGGCAAACTCTATACCAAACAGGAAAGTCATCATCTTGGCTGCAAGTCAGAAGCTTTATCATCTGCTTTAGAGGCTTTTAGATCCGATGTTTCGAATGGTTTGAACAAGCTGTCAGTGAATTCAAAACCCAGGTTGGAAATTCTATCATTTTCATGGATTCAGCAATGTTTTGAGCTCATCAACATCATCAACAAAGCTTTTGCCAAACTAGTTGTGGACATAGACTGTCCTATGAACAAATGGGAAGCTGCTTCTGTGGAAGAATATCTGAAATACAGCTTGAATTTGCTGGAACTTCTCAATTCAATTAGTTTATCTATTTCAAATCTTGGACACTCCAGGCTTAGAATCTCTCATGCTTTGAGCCTTGTGGAGGAATCTCCTTCTTTGGCTATAGAGAGTCTGAAAGCAAGTCATACTATGAATTCCAGCAAGGAATTCAaaaggaatatgaataaagaagatggaaaagaaaAGTCTTACTCAGGAAAGGAAAGAGTCATCCATGAAGCTATGATTGTTATGGAGAGCATGGGATTTTGGATATGTGGGATTTTGCTATCTGGTATATGTGGGGATGAAAAGCCATACTCAGAGATGAGAAAATTTTCCAGTCGGTTGGTagttttttcttcatttccgAGATTAGATTCGAGTATTTGCGAGGCAATAATGGAGAAAAAGAGTGAGTTGGTAGAGTTGAAAGAGCTTAAAGATGCAGAGGCTTGCCTTGTTGCTGCTATAACCATAGGGAAGTACAGAGATGGAGCTGAGGAATTGCAAAGAAGATTAGAGAAATTTGAGAAGCTGCTGGAGGGTTTAGGTAAGGAAGTAGATCATGTTTTCAAGGAGGTTTTGAATGGAAGAAACCAATTGCTCAAAAGCCTGCAACagagaaaacaataa
- the LOC107417456 gene encoding agamous-like MADS-box protein AGL15 → MGRGKIEIKRIENANSRQVTFSKRRAGLLKKAQELAILCDAEVAVIIFSNTGKLFEFSSSGMKRTLSRYNKCLDSPETAVVEYKMEKQDSKEADVLKEEIAKLQKKQLHLLGKDLTGLTLRELQHLEQQLNDGLLSVKERKEQLLMEQLEQSRVQEQRAVLENETLRRQVEELRCLFPQTEYPVPSYLEYYPIEKRSSLVNHGILNTDLSSNFAVEKGDSDTTLHLGLASDVYHKKKIHEGEIHSSDSGSQLGLL, encoded by the exons ATGGGTAGGGGGAAGATTGAGATCAAGAGGATTGAGAATGCAAATAGCAGGCAAGTCACATTCTCTAAAAGACGCGCTGGACTGCTCAAGAAAGCTCAGGAATTGGCTATCCTTTGTGATGCCGAGGTTGCTGTTATTATCTTCTCTAACACCGGCAAGCTTTTTGAGTTTTCTAGTTCTGG AATGAAGCGAACACTCTCAAGATACAACAAATGTCTAGATTCTCCTGAGACTGCTGTTGTAGAATACAAGATGGAG aaacAAGATTCTAAGGAGGCGGATGTTCTAAAAGAGGAAATTGCAAAGCTACAAAAGAAGCAATT ACATCTATTGGGTAAGGACCTTACTGGCTTAACCCTGAGAGAATTACAGCACCTAGAACAGCAACTAAATGATGGATTGTTGTCAGTGAAGGAGAGGAAG GAGCAGTTACTCATGGAGCAACTAGAGCAATCAAGAGTACAG GAACAGCGTGCTGTATTGGAAAATGAAACCTTGCGCAGACAG GTTGAAGAGCTTCGATGCCTATTTCCACAAACAGAGTACCCAGTTCCATCCTATCTCGAATACTACCCTATTGAGAAGAGAAGTTCACTTGTAAACCATGGTATCTTGAATACAGacttgtcctccaattttgcAGTTGAGAAAGGAGATTCAGATACCACATTGCACTTGGG GCTGGCAAGTGATGTTTATCACAAGAAGAAGATCCACGAGGGGGAAATTCACTCCAGTGACTCGGGAAGCCAATTGGGACTTCTGTGA
- the LOC107417449 gene encoding uncharacterized protein LOC107417449 isoform X2 yields the protein MYRDVSSCNSYNYGDALYWDARYIQEGGSFDWYQRYVALRPFVRKYISTNSRVLMVGCGNAVMSEDMAKDGYEDIMNIDVSSVAIDLMKKKYDHVPQLKYMEMDVRDMSFFPDESFDGVIDKGTLDSLMCGTDAPISAARMLGEVSRLLKPGGIYMLITYGDPSVRMPHLSRPAYSWKTVLYIIPRPGFEKPAGSSTKSNLEPIPTTDKGLLPPDYVLEDPDSHFIYVCKKTDDTELSNATVYPLKADVL from the exons atGTACAGGGACGTCTCGAGCTGCAACAGTTACAACTATGGCGATGCCCTTTACTGGGATGCAAGATATATCCAGGAAGGTGGTTCTTTTGACTGGTATCAGCGTTACGTTGCTCTCCGACCCTTTGTCCGCAAGTATATTTCCACTAATTCCCGTGTTCTTATGGTGGGCTGTGGCAATGCTG TTATGTCTGAGGATATGGCGAAGGATGGATATGAAGACATAATGAACATTGATGTTTCATCAGTTGCCATTGAcctgatgaaaaaaaaatatgaccaCGTCCCTCAGCTGAAAT ATATGGAAATGGATGTTAGGGATATGAGCTTCTTCCCAGATGAATCATTTGACGGTGTCATTGATAAAG GCACTCTTGATTCTTTGATG TGTGGCACCGATGCTCCAATTAGTGCTGCCCGGATGCTAGGGGAAGTGAGTAG gcTTCTTAAACCGGGGGGTATTTATATGTTG ATAACATATGGTGATCCTTCAGTAAGGATGCCTCATTTGAGTCGACCAGCTTACAGTTGGAAAACTGTATTATACATCATAC CTAGACCTGGATTTGAAAAGCCTGCAGGTTCATCAACAAAGTCAAATTTGGAACCTATTCCTACCACTGATAAGGGCTTGCTTCCGCCAGATTATGTATTGGAAGATCCAGATTCTCactttatatatgtgtgtaaaaAGACGGATGATACGGAGCTAAGCAATGCAACCGTCTATCCATTGAAAGCTGATGTTTTATAG
- the LOC107417449 gene encoding uncharacterized protein LOC107417449 isoform X1, whose amino-acid sequence MYRDVSSCNSYNYGDALYWDARYIQEGGSFDWYQRYVALRPFVRKYISTNSRVLMVGCGNAALFGEKMNRAREERSKIGFFRYWVVIVMSEDMAKDGYEDIMNIDVSSVAIDLMKKKYDHVPQLKYMEMDVRDMSFFPDESFDGVIDKGTLDSLMCGTDAPISAARMLGEVSRLLKPGGIYMLITYGDPSVRMPHLSRPAYSWKTVLYIIPRPGFEKPAGSSTKSNLEPIPTTDKGLLPPDYVLEDPDSHFIYVCKKTDDTELSNATVYPLKADVL is encoded by the exons atGTACAGGGACGTCTCGAGCTGCAACAGTTACAACTATGGCGATGCCCTTTACTGGGATGCAAGATATATCCAGGAAGGTGGTTCTTTTGACTGGTATCAGCGTTACGTTGCTCTCCGACCCTTTGTCCGCAAGTATATTTCCACTAATTCCCGTGTTCTTATGGTGGGCTGTGGCAATGCTG ctTTGTTTGGCGAAAAGATGAACAGGGCTAGAGAGGAAAGGAGCAAGATTGGATTTTTTCGATATTGGGTTGTGATTG TTATGTCTGAGGATATGGCGAAGGATGGATATGAAGACATAATGAACATTGATGTTTCATCAGTTGCCATTGAcctgatgaaaaaaaaatatgaccaCGTCCCTCAGCTGAAAT ATATGGAAATGGATGTTAGGGATATGAGCTTCTTCCCAGATGAATCATTTGACGGTGTCATTGATAAAG GCACTCTTGATTCTTTGATG TGTGGCACCGATGCTCCAATTAGTGCTGCCCGGATGCTAGGGGAAGTGAGTAG gcTTCTTAAACCGGGGGGTATTTATATGTTG ATAACATATGGTGATCCTTCAGTAAGGATGCCTCATTTGAGTCGACCAGCTTACAGTTGGAAAACTGTATTATACATCATAC CTAGACCTGGATTTGAAAAGCCTGCAGGTTCATCAACAAAGTCAAATTTGGAACCTATTCCTACCACTGATAAGGGCTTGCTTCCGCCAGATTATGTATTGGAAGATCCAGATTCTCactttatatatgtgtgtaaaaAGACGGATGATACGGAGCTAAGCAATGCAACCGTCTATCCATTGAAAGCTGATGTTTTATAG